GCGGCAATCAAATTCCTGCCGGCCGATCTGGCGGGCGATTCGCAGCGGCGGCAGAGGTTCCTGGCCGAGGCCAAAGCCGCTTCCGCGCTCAATCATCCGCACGTCTGCGTCGTGTACGACGTCGGCGAGACGGACGACGGGCTGCCGTTCATCGCCATGGAGTTCGTGGAAGGCCAGTCACTCGACGCGCTGATCAAGCAAGGACCGCTGGAGATCGCCAGGGTCGTCCAGATCGCAATTCAAGTCGCCGACGCGCTCGATGCCGCTCACTCCCGCGGGATCGTGCATCGCGACATCAAGCCCGCCAATATCAGTCTGAATGAGCGCGGACAGGTGAAAGTGCTGGACTTCGGCCTGGCCAAGCGGATGCCGCAGGAGTCCGCGGACGCTCTGGGAATGACGGTAGACGTGCAGCAGCACACCCAGCATGGCCAGGTGCTGGGGACCCCCGGCTACATGAGCCCCGAGCAAGCCGTCGGCCGCGCCGTCGATCACCGCAGCGATTTGTTCAGCCTCGGTTCGGTCGTCTACCACCTGCTCACGGGACGAAGCCCGTTTCCCGGAAAGAATCTGGGTGAGGTCTTGGACCATGTGGTTCACCGGCAACCTGACGCCATCGCCCGTTTCAATTACGACGTGCCCTCCGAGCTGGAGCGCATCACAATCAAGCTCTTGGCGAAGGATGCTGCCCGACGATACCAGTCGGCCCGCGAGTTGCTCGTTGATCTCGAGAACCTGCGGCAGTCGCTGGAAGGTGCCCTGGCTGGAAGTCCAGCCGGTGAACGACCGATTGGAGAACGGGCGGCTGGAGAACGGGCGGCCGTCACCGACCGCCCGCTGGGCCACTCGCAGATGATCGGCAATCAGGCCGGCCCAGTTCCCACGGCGGACGAGGTCAAAGCGAGCGACATCTTCATCAGTTGTGCCCAGCTCGACGACCAGCCGCTGGCCCAGGGACGCGAGGGGTGGGTTTCGCAATTCCAGAGGAACCTCAAGGTTCGAATGGAGCAGCTTTCGGGCGATCGCGTGCGGGTCGCCAGCTTGCCGATGCCCCCCGGCCAGGCCACGGTGGACGATGCGTATTTCGAGCATCTCCCCGAAGCCAAGACGATGGTCTCGGTGGTCTCGCCTCCCTTCACGAAATCGGAAGGTTGTCAGCGCGGGGTCGAAGAGTTCTGGCAGGGGGCGGAACGTTCGGGCAACTTCTGGGTCAAGAGCAAGCCGCGGCTGTTCAAGGTGGTCAAAACGCCGGTCAACGAGCGCGACCTGCCTCCGGGGCTCGACCAGTTGTTCGCCCAGCTCATGGGCTTCGAGTTCTACGAACGCGACCCCGAAACCGGCCGCCTGCGCGAATTTGACGAAGCCTTTGGTGAGGAAGCCCGCGCGCGGTACTACGAAAGGATCTACGACCTGGCCTACGAAATCGCGCAAGTCTTGAAGTACCAACAGAGCGCGGCCCTGGGCGAAGGGCCTCAGGGCGGCGGCAAGAAAATCTACCTGGCCGAGACGACCAGCGACCTGTCGGCCACGCGCGACAAGCTGCAGCGCGAACTGCTGGAGCAGGGACACGCGGTTTTCCCCGATCGACCGCTGCCGCTGAATGCCGGCCAGTTGCAGACCGCGATCCGAGCGTATCTCGAGCAGTGCGACCTGGCGATCCACATGGTCGGGCAGCGTTACGGCCTGGTGCCCGAAGACACCGACCGCTCGGTGGTCGCCCTGCAAAACCAGTTGGCCGCCGAACAAAGCGCGCTCGTGGGAATGGAGCGGCTGATCTGGATGCCTCGAAACCTGCGGCCGGTGGACCAGCGCCAGGCGGCCTTCGTCCGGCAGTTGATCGAAGATCCGGCCGCCCACCGTGGCGCCGACGTCATTGAAGATACGCTGGAGAACCTGAAAGAAATCCTCGAAGAGCGCTGGCGCCGCGAAGCCCAGGCGCGTGCCACGCCGCCCCCGCTCAGCCCCGGCAGGGCCGTCCGGCGGGTGTACCTGGTCTGCGACCGCGAAGACGAATCGGCGGTCGAGCCGCTGGAAGACTTCTTCTATGCGCAGCGTGTCGAAGTCAGCCTTCCCGATTTCAGCTCCGACGAGTCGGCGGTCGGGGAGAATCACCGCCAGAACCTGGAAGACTGCGACGCGGCACTGGTTTACTACGGCGCCGGCAGCAAGTCGTGGGTCGATATCAAGCTGCGGGACTTGCTGAAGGCTTTGGGTTACCGTAACGGCCGGCCCATCGAACAACAGGCCGTCTACATCGCCCCACCGTTCGACCGGCGAAAGGAACGATTCAAGACGTTGTCGGCTGAAGTCATCACTCAAGCCGGCGAGACCTTCGATCCAGGTCGGTTGACCTCGTTTGTCAGCCGGTTGAAACAGACGAGGCTGGCGACGGCGTGAGCCCCGATCGCGTAACGCGCACACTTACATGACTCCCCAAACCTCACCGCGTATCAAGCCCTTCCCCGGCCTGCGTCCGTTTCTGGCAGAGGAAGACTACCTGTTCTTTGGTCGCGAAGAACAGACGGCGGAATTGCTGTCGCTACTGCGGCAACATCGGTTTCTGGCCGTGGTCGGCACGTCGGGCAGCGGCAAGTCGTCGCTGGTCAGGGCCGGGCTGCTCCCCGCGCTGCACGGCGGAACGCTGGCGCAGGCCGGCTCGGCCTGGGAAGTGATCCTGGTTCGTCCCGGCGGCAACCCGATCGACAATCTGGCCCGTGCCCTGCTCGCCGCCGATTTGTACGACGCCGAGGATGTCGAGTCGTTGCCGCGTCTGGTCGCCACGCTCACGCGGAGCCGCACGGGACTGGTCGAAGCGGTGAAGCAGTCGGACCTGTCGGAAAAGACGAATTTCCTGGTCGTCGTCGATCAGTTCGAAGAGTTGTTCCGTTTCCGGCAATCGGCAATCGGCGGCCAGGAAGAGTCGGCGGCCTTCGTGCGCCTGCTGCTGGCGGCCTGCCAGCAGGCGGAGCGGCCGGTCTATGTCGCCATCACCATGCGTTCCGATTATCTGGGCGACTGCGCCCAGATTCCCGGTCTGGCCGAGGCCGTCAATGACGGCGAATACCTGATTCCCCGCCTGAGCCGTGAGCAGCGACGCGCGGCGATCGAGAAACCAGTGAGCGTCGGCGGCGGCGGCATTGCGCCGCGGCTGACGCACCAGTTGTTGAACGACGTGGGCGACGATCCCGACCAGTTGCCGGTCTTGCAACACGCCCTGATGCGGATTTGGGACTGTTGGCTGGCCGACCATACCGATGGCGAACCGCTTGATCTGGCGCACTACCAGCGGATCGGCGGCCTGCAGGAAGCCCTCTCGCTGCACGCCGACGAGGCGTATGCCGAATTGCCCGGCGATCACCACCGTCTGCTGGCGCGCAAGCTTTTCCAGGCCCTGACCGAGCGCGGCGCCGACAATCGGGGCATTCGCCGCCCGACGCGGTTCGACCAGTTGTGCGCGATTCTCGACGCGCCGCCGGCGGAAGCCGCGGTGGTGATCGAGGCGTTTCGCCAGGCCGGGCGGACGTTTCTGATGCCCATGCCCGAGGTGCCTCTCACGCCGCAGACGGTGATCGACCTCTCCCACGAGAGCCTGATGCGCGTCTGGCAACGGCTCCGCGGCTGGGTGGAAGAGGAATCGCAGTCGGCGCGGATTTACCGCCGGCTGGCCGACACGGCACTGTTGCGCCAGGAGGGGAAGGCCGGCTTCTACCGCGACCCCGACTTGCAGATCGCACTTTCATGGCGCGAGCGAGCGCGGCCCAATGCCGCCTGGGCCGATCGCTACCACGCGGGATTCGATGCGGCGCGGGCCTTCCTGGATCAGAGCCAACAGGAATCACGCGCGGCGGACGAAGCCCGCGAGGCAGCCCGGCAGCGGGAGCTGGAACAAGCGCGGCAGTTGGCCGAGGCGCAACAACTGCGGCTTCAACAGCAGCAGCGCGCGGCCCGCAAGCTCCGCAAGATGGTCGCCGGCCTGGCCGTGGTGGCGGTGATCGCCGCCGTCGCCTGCCTCGCCGCCTTGGTGGCCCGCCACGAGGCCGGCAAGATGGCCGAAATCGCGCGACAGAATGAGAAGAAGGCCGACGAAAATGCCACTGCGGCCCAGCAAAGCGCGCGTCAGGCGCAAGCCGCCGAGGAAGAAGGACGCAAGCTGCTTTACACGACCGATATGCAGCTCGCCCCGTTTGTCTGGAGGGACGATCGTTCCACGGCCGCACAACTCCGCACGTTGCTGGCCAAACACGTACCTGAAAGGATGAAGGATGAAGGCGGAAGGATGAAGGATGAAAGGGCAAGCGGCGATCAATCAGTGATCGGCGCGGGTCTCCCGACCCAGCCGGCCACCGCCAAGCCGGATCTGCGCGGCTTTGAGTGGTACCACTACCAGCATTTGGTCGACGACAGCGCCGCTGTCTTCTCGGGGCATGAGACCGCGCTGGTCGGCGGCGCTTTCACATCGGATGGTCAACTGGTGACGTTGGATCAAGACGGTCAGGTGAGACGTTGGGACGTGGATTCACAGGACGAAGACCAGGCGAGCCGCCGCGACCTGCCCGGCGGACGCAGCGCTCAGAACCGCGTCTTGTCGCCCAACGGACGACTGGCCGCGCTGGCCGAAGGGAACAAGGTGTACGTATTTGACACGTCCACGGGCAAGGAGACCTGTGAGATCGATTCCGCCGCAGATCATTTCCGCAGTCTCATCTTCTCACCGGACAGCGACAGCTTGGTCATCGTTGACGACCAGATTCGATGGGTGAGCGCCACGAGCGGCGAGGTGATCGCTTCCGTCGATCAGAAATTCGACCGTGAGGCTCATAGCCCGGTTGAAAGAAGCCTGGCTTTGTCCGCCGATGGTCTGACGTTGGCCGTCGTCGGCCATGGTCTGGGCGGCCTCTTGTTTTCCAGCTTCCACCTGGATGCGACCGCGCAGAAAGTGACCCCGCTGGCCAAGGATGTTGGTCTGGGCCGAGGAACGTTGCAGGCCTGCGCGTTGAGTCCGGATGGCCAACGGATCGCGCTGGGGCACTTCTTCACCGGCAGGATCTACGTTTGTGACATAACCACAGGCCGCACGATCGCACAGCATCTGACCGCTCACGCGGCACCCACGAGGGCGATGGCCTTTTCTGGCGACGGCACGAAACTGGCCACGGCCGATGCCGAAGGGACGATCAAGATTTGGGCGGACGCTGAGCAGCTCACGTCGAAGAGCACGGCGATCTTGACGCTCAAGGGCCATCAAGGGGCGATTACAACCCTGGGTTTTTCGAGCGATGGCAAGCAGCTTCTCACGGCCAGCGCCGACAAAACGGCCAGGGTCTGGGACCTGGAAAATGTCGGCGCGGCAATCCGTCCCTTGGAACGCAACAACGGTTCTCCGGTAGCACGCTTTTCCCCCGATGGACAACTGATCGCTTGCTCCGGCAGCGGCGGCGTACGTCTTTGGGACGCTGCCACAGGACGACTTGTGCGGGAACTTCCGGCCGCTGAGAAGGGGTTTATCAATAGCGTGGCCTTCTCGCCTACCGACCACCGTCTGCTGGCGGTGGGATACGGCGGACAAGAAGACGTGTCGTATGTCGCGCTGTGGGACATCGATGCCGGAGCCGAGCTCGCGCGCTTGCCGGGCGCGACCGATCTCGCCGGTTTCGCGGCGGACGCAGGCTGGCGCGTGGTCGGTGCGCTGGCGTTTTCGCCCGATGGGAAATGTCTCGTCGCCGGCTTCGGCTCAAAGTGGTGGTTTGATCCAGCAAGTTCTCCCGGTCCGCTGAAGGTCTGGGAGGTCGCCAATCGCCGATTGATCCGCCGCCTGGATGGACACACGGGCTTATGTCTATCTCTCGACTTCTCGAGGGACGGAAAGCGACTGGCCAGCGGCAGCCGCGACGGCACGGCGATCGTGTGGTCGACCGAGACCTGGGAAGCGATCGAGACGGTCGAGAATCCCGATCATGACTCCCTCTACGGCGGACGGGGCATGGTCGAGCATGTGGCCTTTGCGCCCGACGGCAAGACCCTGGCCCTGGCCAGTCGTGAGGGGGACGTGCAGTTGTGGGACGTCGCCGGCAGAAAACTTCTGGAACCGCTCCAGGGGCATTCCAGTGCGGTGCTGGCCGTGGCGTTTTCGCCGGACGGTCGCACCTTGGCGTCGTGCGGCACGGGCCTCACGGTCCACCTCTGGAATGTCCCCACGCGGAGCCATTTGATGCAATTGGATCCCGGCAGCATCGACCTGGGTGAATTGTGGTCACTCGCATTTTCTCCCGACGGCAAGCAGTTGTTGGCCGGAGGATTGCACGGCTCCGCCTTCTGGTCCGCCGCGCCGAGCGTCTGGAACGATCCCGTTCGGGCCGCCGAAAAACTGCGCCGGCTGCTCGAATCGAACGCCAATTTCCAGAGTCGTGTTCGAATGCTGCCGGCGAACCGTCGGCTGCTTGAGTCGCTGGAAAAGCTGGAAGAGGTTTTTCCCGAAGACATACGGGTGCGATCCACGCTGGCCGCGACACAGGTCCGATATTTTGCCGAACAACGAAATGCGGCACTGGCGGATACCGCACGCGCCAAGGCCCGCACCTTGCTGGAACAACAATTGGCCGCCGAACCGGACAACCGAGCGATTGCAGCCCAGCTCGCCGAGCTGCTGCTGGAGGCGGAGAACAACGTCTGGACGGTCCTGAAACCGATCGAAGCAAAATCGGAATTGGGAGCGACGTTGTCCATCCTGGCTGACAACTCGATCCTTGCCAGCGGTGCGAGCGCCAGCCTCGATCGCTATCACGTCGTTCTGACCCCTCCCGCTGCCGTCAACGTTGCCGCCGTGCGCTTGGAAGCGCTCACACACCCCTCACTGCCCCGAAACGGACCCGGCCGCACGCCAGGGGGCGGCTTCTCTCAGACCAACTGGAACGTGATCGCCGCTTCACCGGATCGGAAAGAGCCGGTCAGCCTGGAGTTTGATCGTGTCCTGGCAGACCGCGAAATTGCGGGCTTCCCGGCCAATGTGTTCGGACACTGGAATATCGCCTTCAGCGGCGAGGGACGTGACTGTACCGCATTCTGGTCGCTGTCCAAGCCCGTCTCGCTCCAGCGCAATGCGACTTTAATCTTTGACATGCAATTCTCAGCGCATGATTTCCCCGAAAACCTCGGCCGTTTCCGGCTGTCGGTGTCGGATGATCCGACGGCCTTCGATCGCGAGCAGAAACGCCTGGCGGCGATGAAGCTCACCGATCCCTGGGCGAAACTCGCCGCCGCCTATCACTTCATCGGCGACCAGCCGGCGCTGGAAAGGCTGGCCGAGCAACACCCGGCTGCCGCGGTGGGCGTCGCCGACCTCTACGCGGCCGACCAGGATTGGCAGCGGGCAATCGCCGAATACAGCAAGCTGATCACCGATCAGACGGCGGATGCCAACGTGCTGGCGAAACGCGCTATGGCCTACGAAGCGACCCAGCGGTGGGACCTGGCGCGGGCCGACTGGCTGCGAGCAATCGAACAGCAGCCGGACCCGACCTCGCGGCTCAGTGAGAGCCCCGCTCCCGACCCCGACTGGCTGCGAGCAATCGAACAGCAGCAGGTCATCGCTCAAGCAGCCTTCGACAGTTACCGGCTGGCCGCGCGCTGGAGTGAAGCGGCCGAATTTGGCCTGATGCTGGCCGAACAGAAACCGCAAAACTCCTTGCTGTGGATGCAGACCGCGGCGGTTGTCGTTCTGGCCGGAGACGACGCCGACTATCCGGCGTATTGCCGCCGCATCATCGAGCAGTTTGCTGAATCAAAAGACTTTGATGTCCCCGAGAAAGTGGTCAAGGCCTGCCTGTTACGTCCCGAGGCAGTCGAACTGGCGATGCTTCCTGTGGACAAGTTCGCCGCGTCGCTGGACGAAGGCACCGCGCCTGACTGGTTTCCGGTGATGGCCTGGAGCACTCGCGCCCTGCTGGCCTACCGCGGCGGCGACGCCGAGGCGGCGGTGAAGTACGTGGCCAGGTCGGAAGAGCTCCAGCCCGGCGATATGACACACGCCCTGAACCTGGCCGTCCTGGCGATGGCCCAGCATCAACTCCGGCAGTCCGCCGAAGCTCACCGCGCGCTCGCGGAAGCTGTCGAGCTCACGGACCGCCTGCAAAGCGACGCCAGCAGCAAAGGCGACTTCGACCTCTTGATCGCCCAAATCCTGCTCCGCGAGGCCCAGGCCCTGATGAGCGGCAAGCCCAAATCGAAACGCGATGCGGAAAAGACGGACACGACGGGCGACAAGACGCCATGAGTGCGGGTGTTGATGTACGAACCCCCGCGACGAACTCCAGAAAAATGGGCGTCAGAATTGCGAATGCCACCGGGCCCTAAATTGCCGACATTCCCTTTCCCTGCTAGCATGAAAAGCAGCCGCAGCCAGCCGGGCCAATCTTAAGCTGCGCGCCGTTTGCGTGGCCTTCGCGGCACGCCGAGGGAATCCATGAGCGTCGAAGAACAACGCCTCGGGCCGTTTCTGTTGAAAGAACGGCTCGGTGCGGGAGGAATGGGGGTCGTCTATCGTGCCACGCACGTCGAAAGCCGGCGTCCGTTCGCCGTCAAAGTGCTGTCGGCCAAAGCGGCGGGCAACAAGCGGATTGTGGCCCGCTTTGCCCGTGAATTGGAGATCCTCAAGGCACTCAAGCACCCCAACATCGTCCGCTGCTTCGGCGGCGGCCGCCAGGGAAGCGACATCTACCTGGTCATGGAGCTGGTGGGCGGAGGCTCCATCGCCGGCCTCATCCGCCGCCGCGGGCGAATTCCCTGGGATGCCGCCATCGACTATGCCTTGCAGGTCTGCGACGGGCTGGCGTATGCCCATGAATGGGGCATCGTCCACCGCGACCTGAAGAGCGCCAACTTGCTGTTGACCAAAGACGGGCAAGTGAAGATCGCCGACTTCGGCATCGCCCGCGTGCAATACGGCAAAAAGCTCACCGCCGCCAAGCACACCGTGGGCACGATGGCCTACATCGCCCCGGAACAGATCAAGGGCGACCCGCCCATCTCCCACCGCACCGATCTCTATACGCTGGGCTGCGTGATGTTCGAGATGCTCACCGGGCGGCTGCCGTTCTTGGCCGACTCGATGGCCCAGTTGATCTATCAGCACATGGAAGACGCGCCGCCGCACGTGGCGACGATCGCGCTCGACTGCCCGATCTGGCTCGACGCCCTGGTCAATCAGCTCCTGGAAAAAGACCCGCTCAAGCGGCCGCACGACGCCACCGCCGTGGCGCGGGCGCTGCGCGAGGCCAAGGAAAAGTCGGTCAGCGGAGCGGGCGTGGCGCAGGCCGCGACCGGCGGTCCCAGTGCGTTGCGCGTGGGCCAGGAAAAGGGTGAGGCGAAGGAAGCCCGCGAGCTGCTCGGCAAGAAGAAAAAACGCAAGAAAAAGAAGGTGCCGGTCTACGAGCGGGTCTGGTTCCTGGCGGCCTGCCTGCTGTTGGTGGTGGCGGTCGCCGCCTGGTCGCTCTGGCCGCTCAACGAACGGCAGTTGTTCGAGCGGGCCACGGCCCTGATGGAAAGCGGCGACGAGCTGAAATGGAAAGAGGCGCGCGACAAGTATCTCGATGCACTTTTGGCCCGCTACCCGAAGGGAGCGTATGAATCGCGGGCCAAGGAATACATCGACCGCATCGAGATGGCGCAGGCCGAGAAGCGGTTGAGGATGCACGAAAAGCGGCATTTCCAGCCCGACGGCGAGGGTGAGCGGCTCTATGCCGCGGCGTTGGATTACGAGCAATTCGGAGACCGGCTGACGGCCTTGGACAAGTACCAGAGCATTGTCAAGCTGGTTCCGGCCGAAGGTCGGGACCGGCCCTTCGTGAAGCTGGCCGAAAAGCGGGCACGCGAGTTGATGAATCAATCGGAGCCGGCCGACACGCGGTTGACCCTCATCCAGGCGCGGCTCGACGACGCCGACAAGCTGGAACAAGAGGGCAAACGCATGGAGGCCCGCAAGATCTGGAGCAGCATCGTGACGCTCTATGGCGACAACCGCGAGCTCGAACCGCTGGTGGAGCGAGCGCAACAGGGCCTGAGCGGCGAAAAGCCCGCGGCGAAAGCCCGCGGCGATGCGCCGCAGGCATCGCCGTCGCCCGAGGCCGGCCGAGGAACGTGATCCGCCGCGCGGCGCGCGAGTGGAGGGGTGGGCGCCGTTCCCACCCACCCACACGTGGGGACATGAACTCTTCGCCGCGGAAAAGTTCCCCCGAGCCCTAAGCGTTCGTGTGCTGGTTGTAGTATTCATCGCCGTCAAGGAAACCCGTGATGATTTCTTCGTTGGTCCAGCCATGGTTGAACTGCGCGGCAAAGTAGGCCAGGCCGTTCGGATCGGCGGGACGGCCGAGATAGTGCTGATAATCTTCGGCGATTAGCTGTTCGGCGCGTTCCAGGCTGTCGGTGAAGCCAAAGGCGACGCTGGCCCGGCTGGCGCCTTGGGCCAGGGCGTTGGTCCACCAGCTTTGCCCGTCCGCATCCGCCGGCCAGCCGAGCAAATCTTGACACAACCGGCCTGGGCGGCACAAACATTCCACGGAGCTGGGCCGTGAACCGAGCGACAACGAAGCCAATCGGCTAATGGAAGGTAGCCCGCCTGTTTCGGGGCCTGCATGAGGTGCGTCGCCTCACCAGGTTGAAAAAACACGGTCGACGGCGGCCAGTTCCTGTGTGGTTGCCGTCGGGATAACCATCGCTGTCTCGTTCGCGGTCGACACTTCTGGACAAGCCGCGGATGTCGAGCCAGCGACGGTCGGCTGAAGGTGGCAAACACGAATTCGCGCCGCGACTCTGTTACAATGCGGGAAACCCCGATTTGCCAGGGATGCTTGCCATGTCGATTTCCATGCGCCCGCCGCCGGGCACGACCGCCGATCCGCTTTATCCCGATTCCGACGGCAAACCGATGGGCGAGACCGAATATCACATCCTGGCCATCACCCACCTGTACGAGGTCTTGCGCCCCTGGTTCCGCGGGCGGGAAGGCTATCACGTGGCCGCCGACATGTTGCTCTATTACGAGCAGGGTAACCCATCGGCGGTCCGCGGGCCGGACGTGATGGTGAGCAAAGGGGTGCGGGGCAAGCATCTTCGCCGCTCCTTTCGCACCTGGGAGGAAGGCGTCGCGCCGGCCGCGATCATCGAAGTCACGTCGCGTTCCACCAAAGACGAAGATCAATTCGAAAAGCCGGCGGTTTATGCGCGCATCGGCGTCAAGGAGTATTTTCTCTTCGACCCGATCGGCGAATACCTACGGCCGCGATTACAGGGCTTTCGGCTCGTGGACGGCGTGTACGTCCCGATGGCGATGGAGCAAGCCGATCGCCTGTCGAGTGGCGAGCTTGGGCTGGACCTGGTGGCCGACGCTCACCTGCTGCGCGTCGTCGACCCGGCGAGCGGCAAGCGTTTGCCGACCGGCGAGGAGTATCAGGAACAACTCAAACTGGCACGGCGCGAGGCGAGGGAAGCCAAGCGCGCCGCGGCGGAAGCGAGACGCCAGACGGCGGAAGCGGAGCGCCGCGCGGCCGACGTCGAACGCAAAGAAGCCACGGCCCTACGCAAGCAGGCGGCAGCGCAAAAAGCGGCGGCGGAAGCCCAAAACGAAGTCCAGATCGAACGGCGACGGTCCGCCGAGCTGGAAGCGGAGATCGCCAGGCTCCGCTCCCTGCTGCCTCCCTGCGACGCCCAGTAACGGAATCCCGCCATGCCGCACGACGCTGACGCGCAAGAACTCGTAACTCGTGCCCGATCGGGCGACCAACAGGCCGCGGCCGAGCTGTTCAACCGCTTCTCGCGGCGGCTGGTGATGTTGGCCGGCTCGCGGCTCGATCGCCTGGTGCGGGGCCGAGTCGATCCCGAAGATGTCGTGCAATCGGCCTATCGCAGCTTTTTCGCCCGACTGGCCGACGGGCAGTTTTCGCTCGACGAATGGGGCGAGGTCTGGGGCCTGCTGGTCCGCATCACGCTGCGCAAATGCGGGCACAAGCTGGAACATGCCAGGGCACAGCGGCGCGACGCCGGCCGTGAAGTTTCGCTGGCCGGCTCGCCCGACGACTCCGGCGATGGTTGGCAGCCGATCGCCCGCAATCCGACGCCCGTCGAGGCGTTGATGCTGGCCGAGACGGTCGAATCGCTGCTGGCCGGCTTCGACGAGCGCGAGCAGGAGATGGTGGGTCTGCGCTTGCAAGGCCACACCGAGCGCGAGATCTGCGAATCGGTCGGCCGCAGCGAGCGCACCGTCCGCCGCGTGCTCGAGCGCCTGCGGCATCGCGTCGAGCGGCTGCGGGAGGAGGAGCGGTAGTGGTTAGTGGTTAGTGGTTAGTGGTTAGTGGTTAGTGGTTAGTGGTTAGTGGTTAGTGGTTAGTGGTTAGTGGTTAGTGGTTAGTGGTTAGTGGTTAGTGGTTGGGGGTTGGTGGTTGGTGGTTGGTGGTTGGTGGTTAGTGGTCAGTGGGCGGGCGCAGCCCGCCGACCCCAACGGGGTCGCATTCGATCGCCCAGGGTGCGACCGGTCAAAATTGTGGTAGAATACTTTGCGAGGTGCATTATGGCGAAGAAGACCAGGGCCGCGAAGCCCTTGAAATTCGAGCGTCCAAAACGCATTCAGCTCTCCGCCGAAGAGTCGTTGAAGCGAATGCAAACGTTTTCCAAGCGAAAGGAACGCTTTATTGCCGCTATCCGAAAAGGCAAGGATCGAGGTTTATCTGCCTGACCTGCCGGGGCGGGCGTATCGCGAACTGCTCGACGCGCTCAGCCGCGAGTTTACCTACACATTCGGCGGATGCTCGATTCTTCAAGGACTGGCCGGCAGCTACTTGTCGCAGCGCGGTCTTCTCATGGAAGACCGCGTGAACGTCGTGTATACGGACGCGCCGTTTTCACTCGCTGCCAACGAACAGGCGCTTTCGCAATACGTGGACGAACTTCGCCAAGCCGCATACGTCGCGCTTGAGGAAGAGGCGATCTTGGTAGCCTTGCTGCGTGTCTACCACCCAGCCTGAGTCGGCGCCGGTCTGTCTATCATCCGTCCGCCGGCGCGATGCCGGTGGTGCGAGCGGAAAGAACGCGGTCCGCCTCAAGAGACGGGCGTCATAAACCGCCGGGCAAGCCGGCATGACCGCGAATCCCAAGTTCAAAATCACCCCCCCGCTTGCACTCCGCTCGCCCGTGTGGCAAAATCTTGGGCGCGCGGTTTGACTCCCGGTCGGGGACATTTCCATGGATACCACGCCAATCACCTTGCTCGAGCGGCTCCGCACGCCCGGCGATGAAGACGCCTGGCGGCAATTGGTAGCGCTGGTCACGCCCCTGCTGTTGGCCTGGGCGCGCCGCGTCGGCATGCGGCGCGAAGACGCCGCCGATCTCGCCCAGGACGTGCTCGCCATCCTCGTGCAGAAGCTCCCCACATTCGACTACGATCCGGCCCAAAGTTTTCGCGCTTGGCTCAAAACTATCGCCATGAACAAGTGGCGCGAGCGCCTCCGCCGGCCGGCCACCCAGTCGCTGGATGGCCATCTCGATCGGCTCGCCGCGCCCGACGCCGAGGCCGCTTGGGAAAAGGAATATCGCTTTCAGCTCGTTCTGCGGGCATTCGAGGCCATCAAAGACGACTTTCAGCCGCGCACCTGGCAGGCCTGCCGGGAGCTGGTCGTGCGGGGCCGCGACGTCAAGCAGGTGGCCGCCGAGCTCGGCATGTCGGCCGATGCGGTCTACGTCGCCAAGTGCCGCGTGCTCCGGCGGTTGCGGAAAGAGCTCGACGGGATGCTGGAGTAGGGGTTGGGGGTTGGGGGTTGGG
The window above is part of the Pirellulales bacterium genome. Proteins encoded here:
- a CDS encoding protein kinase — encoded protein: MIGKTLGHYRITAKLGAGGMGEVFLAEDTRLDRKAAIKFLPADLAGDSQRRQRFLAEAKAASALNHPHVCVVYDVGETDDGLPFIAMEFVEGQSLDALIKQGPLEIARVVQIAIQVADALDAAHSRGIVHRDIKPANISLNERGQVKVLDFGLAKRMPQESADALGMTVDVQQHTQHGQVLGTPGYMSPEQAVGRAVDHRSDLFSLGSVVYHLLTGRSPFPGKNLGEVLDHVVHRQPDAIARFNYDVPSELERITIKLLAKDAARRYQSARELLVDLENLRQSLEGALAGSPAGERPIGERAAGERAAVTDRPLGHSQMIGNQAGPVPTADEVKASDIFISCAQLDDQPLAQGREGWVSQFQRNLKVRMEQLSGDRVRVASLPMPPGQATVDDAYFEHLPEAKTMVSVVSPPFTKSEGCQRGVEEFWQGAERSGNFWVKSKPRLFKVVKTPVNERDLPPGLDQLFAQLMGFEFYERDPETGRLREFDEAFGEEARARYYERIYDLAYEIAQVLKYQQSAALGEGPQGGGKKIYLAETTSDLSATRDKLQRELLEQGHAVFPDRPLPLNAGQLQTAIRAYLEQCDLAIHMVGQRYGLVPEDTDRSVVALQNQLAAEQSALVGMERLIWMPRNLRPVDQRQAAFVRQLIEDPAAHRGADVIEDTLENLKEILEERWRREAQARATPPPLSPGRAVRRVYLVCDREDESAVEPLEDFFYAQRVEVSLPDFSSDESAVGENHRQNLEDCDAALVYYGAGSKSWVDIKLRDLLKALGYRNGRPIEQQAVYIAPPFDRRKERFKTLSAEVITQAGETFDPGRLTSFVSRLKQTRLATA